TGTGAGTTTTTACTtaaattaatggctttcgtcaccctttgggtgtcggccagcacgtgatcATCCCGATGTCACGAggacatcgggatcggggcgtgtcaaattaaataaaagttataaaaaaaaaaccgaatctgcaacccagaagaagaaccTTCTGGGTACGTGTTTGCAGTTGCGGGGCGAATTCTAGATCttaattggattattagtttCTGTTGTAATATGGTAGTTAgaagattaaaaaaaactatGATTTATGCTTCATATGCTAACAATTAACAGataattaatgaaatttttaattttaaatctaAATCCTAACATATTTTACAATAGAAGCTTAAATCTTAATTTACTCAATCACATGGATTATTTTATAACTACCTtactattaattcaattaaaccTATTATTTCTacgaaaactaacaaaaatttcaaaaaaaactttagttttaatgaaaaaagaaaaatgaagatttggtaaataataccaaaaaaaaaataaaaatataaattttcattaaaaatgaacagcatcaaaagtgttttattaatactccaattatttatttacaaaTACGTGACTAAATGAAAGGGAGCACTCAAAATGATGAAAAGCAGGAGCACCGAAGGCTATCTCCGTTTCTTTGTTGAGTGGACAGCTGTCTCTTCGTCTTCTTTTGGCAGATAGCTCCTAGTGGCCAGCCTATATTCCACAGCTGGTTATAGGATTCGGTTGCTATATAAGAAGTGTTTTGTTGTAATTCAATATCGATAGAAATCCAATAGgatctttttcaaaattttgtgcgGATTTTGGTATGTTCGTAAATCGTATTTGTTCATATTATACGCTCATTTTTCATggaatattatttttgtttaattttaaataaaataatttaaaataattttttattgtaacatgtacaatgaacggataTGAATTGATTCACAGATCTTCAAAATCCTTACaaagaaaatccaaaaataatCCGAATTCAATGGAGATAagttaattttgaatcaaataacattaggaaaaaaaattaacattagacggttttaaataatttattgtatatttttagggaattgttattagcactttaaaaatctcattttacactccaaactttttatattagaaaagaaaaatacacttatgaggaatgtagaataagatttttgaattaaCCATGCAAAAATGTAATGTTAAAGCATCATGTCATACAGACCTCTTCAAGGTACCAGAAATTTTTGCACTAAAGATGTCACAAGCAGCTGATATGAAGCTGCATTTTCTGTGAGTTGAAATTTTGTCAATATAATCGATCacctgaagagagagagagagagaaagacagtgATGTCCAGAGATGTGAGCCTAAATGCTGAGTGTGTAAAAAAAGAAGATTAAATGGATAGCAAGAATATACAACTTTAATGCTGAAAAGAACATTGAATATGATGCTCATTCATCATTGCCATTGAACGTGTACCttcttcttttcctctttctcaAAAGCAAGTAGAGCCTTGAAGACTTGCCTATATGATCCATCATCACAACCAGGCAAAGTTGTTTTAATCATAGCAACAATGGCTCTAACTAACTACCTGCCATAAGAAACATGCTACATCAACAAGATCACAGAGTGTACCAGAAACCGTAATGTAGCAAAATCTTAGATAAAATAGCTGGCCAAAAGGGAATGGAAAAGCAAGCacaaaaaacaatgaaaaggaCCAGTGATGCCAAAATTCTGGTGGAAAAGGTGAAAAGCTTATGTCTATTACAGTTCTTGTATGCATTCTTTATAACTTAAGTTCTACGTAGCAAAAACCACCTTATGCACAACAATATTGGAAAAATTAGATACATACAACTGAGAAGATAGGTTTTCATAATCTGGACAAGTGCTAACTACCTTCTTCCTATAAACTGCCACTCCATGAACATTAAATGGTATTTTCCTTTCACGCAAGGCTGTCTGGAAGACTTTTCCTGATACCTGTAGaataaattacaaaagaaaatgtgACCAAAATGTCTTATATGATTCACCTCATTCACATTAGCACTAAGGCAAGTAAGCTTGACCTGCCTCCGGTAAAGGATTGCTATATTTCCATAGGAGCACCCTGCTTCTGACCGTTTAGATGCAGTCTCCAGGATCTTGTCGACAACAAAGGCGCATTGTGCATCCTCATTGTGACTTTCCTTGATAATTACCTACATTTTGCCAGTAAAACCAGTGTCACTAACTAAAAGGACTGAAAAATGACATCAAATTGTACTTGTTGGAGCAAGGAAAGATTAAGTACCTTAGACCCAGAAGAATTGTCCGTGTCAACATTCTTTAGTTGGCATCActtcttattgttttttataacaGAAGATGCAGCTTCCACAATATAGCGTGTGGACCGAAAGTTCTTATTAAGCCTAATCTGAACCATAAAGTTATGTCAAATCCCACAGAACCCCATAAAATAAAACTTACTTTCCTGTAATTGTACAATATATTTGTTCTATACTATATATAACGAAAAAAGACACCGTGAATGACATAAGATAACATAGCAGTCAAGTGCGAAGCGAACCTCTTTGTAATTTGAAAAATCTTTACGAAAAGAATCAAATCCAGAAATGTCCGCCCCATTGAAACTGAAAATGGACTGCAGCAGGATATATGTTATTTGATTTAGAACAGATAAGGGCTGGATTAGAATGAgctgagagagggagagagggagagacggAGCAATAACATTGGATTTCCATAATAAATCAACAACATGCCTGATCATCATCACCAACAATGGTTATGTGGTTATGAGAGGCGAGAATCCGCAAAAGTCTATATTGCATAGCACTTGTGTCTTGAAACTCGTCTATTACAATAGCTTTCCATGACTCCTGGCACTCCTTCAACACTAATTAAGAGAACACCATGTATCAACATTTAGCATTACTTGTAAAACTAGATAAATCAATGAAATATACTTAGATGATAGAGACCTTCAGGAAAATCACTTAGCAGCTTCACAGAGCAGCTAATTAAGTCGTGGTAGTCCAAAGCGTTGCACGATTTCAAGATATCATTGTAATTCCTAAGAATTTCACCCTGATTCAGATTGAGAGCTAAAACTCATAAGCAATAGTTTCAAAGAACTGAAATGATATCTGAAATTCTAGTTCTGAGCGTACTCCTGTCACATCACCCATTCTTTGGCATTCAGCGGGAGTTCTTTCCAGAAGCTTTTGCCTGAaacataaataaatttattGCCTAATGCCACATATTGTAAGACACACCATTGTATTGGTCACTCTAGCTAAGCACaatgagcttcagtggcatacggcggtcacacaacacgccggatgcactcttccacttcatccatccagcttgtattctatggttgagatctccatctaattctccgttcttttgcaaaatagatcctaggtaacgaaaacggtcgctctttgatatttcttgatctccgatcctcacccctaaatcgttttggcctccatttgcactgaacttgcactccatatattctgtctttgatcggcttaggcgaaaacctttagattccaacacttctctccaaaggttaagctttgcatttaccccttcctgagtttcatctatcaacactatatcgtctgcgaaaagcatacaccaaggaatatcaccttgaatatgtcctgttaactcatccattaccaacgcaaaaaggtaaggacttaaggatgagccttgatgtaatcctacagttatgggaaagctttcggtttgtccttcatgagttcttacggcagtctttgctccttcatacatatcttgtatagcttggatatatgctactcgtactcctttcttctctaaaatcctccaaagaatgtctcttgggaccctatcatacgctttttccaaatctataaagaccatgtgtaaatcctttttcccatctctatatctttccatcaatcttcgtaagagatagattgcctccatggttgagcgccctggcatgaacccgaattggttgtccgaaacccgtctcttgcctcaatctatgctcaatgactctctcccagagcttcattgtatgactcattagcttaataccactatagttcatgcaattttgtacatcgcccttattcttgtagataggcaccaaagtgctaattcgccactcattcggcatcttcttcgttttcaaaatcctattgaaaaggtcagtgagccatgttatacctgtctctcccaaaactttccacacttcgattggtatattgtctgggcctactgcttttctatgtttcatcttcttcaaagctacaaccacttattCCTTCCGGATTCCACGATAAAaaaagtagtttctacactcttctgagttactcaactcccctaaagaagcactcatttcatgtccttcattgaaaagattatgaaaataacctttccatctgtctttaaccgcgttctctgtagcaagaacctttccatcctcatccttaatgcacctcacttggtttaggtcccttgtcttcttttcccttactctagctagtttatagatatccaactctccttctttggtatctagtcgcttatacatatcgtcataagccgctaacttagcttctctcacagctttcttcgcctcttgcttcgcatttctatacctttcaccattttcatcggtcctatccttgtataaggttttacaacattccttcttagccttcacctttgcttgtacctcctcattccaccaccaagattccttttggtgtggggcaaagcccttggactctcctaatacctcttttgctacttttcggatacaactagccatggaatcccacatttgattaacttccccctctctatcccacacacactgggtgattactttctctttgaaaatggcttatttttcttcttttagattccaccatctagtccttgggcacttccaagtcttgttcttttttctcactcttttgatatgtacatccatcaccaacaagcgatgttgattagccacgctctctcctggtataactttgcaatctttacaagttatacgatcccctttcctcattagaagaaaatatatttgtgtttttgacgacccactcttgtaggtgatcacatgttcttctctcttcttaaagaaggtgttggctaagaagagatcatatgccattgcaaaatccaagatagcttccccatcctcgtttctctccccaaaaccatggccaccatgaaaacctccatagttgcctgtctccctgcccacgtgtccatttaaatctcctcctataaataacttctccgtctgagcaattccttgcaccaagtctccaaggtcttcccaaaatttctccttcgaactcgtatccaaccctacttgaggtgcgtacgcactaatcacattgataagttattgtcctattacaatcttgattgccatgattctatctcctaccctcttgacatctacaacatcttgtgtcaaggtcttgtccacgatgatgccaacaccgtttctcgttctatttgtgcccgaataccatagtttaaaccctgagtttctagatatatatatatatatatatatatatcaaatggcCCCTAAATGCTAttaaaaatctcaaaaattaacaggaaactaaaacaaattagaATTTATTCATGGTTTCGCAATTCCCAGCCGGGTAAACTGGTGGCCGTTGTAAGAGAGGGCCTCCAGCCGGATAAACATTTTCGAGTTATATGATATTTGTATAGCAAAAATACTTTAATAGCAAGTGCGCGTGAGTGAAGAAATTGAACTTACTTATATTCTTTCGAATCCCAACCGGAAAAATTGCAGGCTCTGGGAAGAGCGGACCTCCAGCTCTGCACCTCCTTCACGTCAACGTTAGAACGACCTTCATGTTTAGCAAAAGCTTCTGCAAAACTTCCCTCGAGTTTACGAATATTGGACGGATCGACTTGGTAGAAAATGGGGAATACAATCTGGTTCTTGGAATGGTTGCATTCCAAGATTTCCACGAGTTCTTTCAAGCACCATGTGGATGAAGCATAGTTTTCAGAGAAAACTACAATCGAAATCCTTGACTCTCGAATCGCTGTCAGGAGCTCGGAAAGGCGGTCGCCTTTTCTGAGGTCTTCGGCATCAATGAACGTGTTGATTGGTTTCTGACGCAGAGCTTTGTAGAGATGGCTGACGAAGCCCGTGCGAGTGTCTTCCCCTCTAAAATTGATGAACACATCGTATTCCCAACCaaggcaagaagaagaagaagaagcagcaatTAATCGATCGCACCTGGGCAGCGATGATCGAGCAGCTTAAGACTAAGAGAATTGTAAGTACAGAAACACTCAATAGATCTACAAATTGGATCACCAGAAATTAGTCAATGAGTCAATGCAAAAGGGAAAAGGGCAATTATGCTTTTTGCGTTTTCACATCTTCTTCAGGAAATTTCGGTGTGAAAGGAATCCGCATACTTTTGATTTttcaacccaagaaaatgcGAAGAAAGGGGACAAAGTAGTAAATTTAATCTACAGTTGCCTACCCAACAACCTCttgatttaatatatatttaattaggaAAAGTAGTTTAGAGGAAGGATGGtatctccttttcttctctctcgaTCAGTCAATCTTCCCGCGTGCGATTTAATCATGATTAAAGCTAAGCTTAATCTTAGATCGTATTATTTAGGTCTAATTGGATTCTTAATTCTTGTTGTGATATAGTAGTtggaagattaaaaaaaattatgatttaaatgttTGTGGTGAAGTCTGTTACGATTTAGTTTCAAACTTGAAAATTTCGTTAACTCCGTTAATTATTAGCACATGAGACTCACAAatgaaactaaaaatataaagttAGCCTCACATGTAATCTTCACGTGCTAACAATTAAAAGAGAGTTCCGTTTTAGCTTAATATATGTGACTCACGTGTTAATAATTAACGGAATATtaacaaaaattttaattttaagcaTAAATTCAAATAAACTTCACCACATAAGCTTAAATTCTAATTTAGATATCTTCTAACTATCTTATCACcataaaaattataatcaaattaaacttattatttatttataaatgcGTAATTAAATCACAAAGTGTTGAATGAAAGGGAGCACTCCAAATGATGAAAGatgtgtgatatccacacatctttttttttactttttacacatcGTTTTAATTTTCGACTGTCGGATCGAattaattgaagaaaatcaaaggaTAAAAATCAACAAAGGGTGTgcaagaagtaaaaatgagtgtgtggataGTCATCCCATGAAAAGCGGGAGCATCGAAAGCTATCTCCGTTTCTTGTTGTCTATTTGTCTTCTTTTGGCAGATAGCTCCTAGGGACCGGCCTATTTTCCACAGCTGGTTATAGGACTCAGTTACTATAGAAGGAGTGTTTTGTTGTAATTCAATATCGATGGAAATCCAACAtaatctttttcaaatttttgtgaggattttggGGTGTACGTAAATTGAttatgttcatcgtatattatgTGACCATTTTTTATCAAATACTATTTGTgtttcattttaaataaaataatttaaaataatttttaactgcaagatgtacaatgaacggataTAATTCACAAATCTCCAAAATCCTTacaaaaaaatccgaaaaagaTCCAAATTCAATGGAAATAAgctaattttgaatcaaattacattactttattttgtaaataaattaattttgaatcgaACAACATTCATTTATTATGTAAGTAATTCATTTTGTATGTATCATCATATATATTAGGCACATTTTATCATAggtgattttgtgaaaaattaataaaaagttacaatattaacaatagatcaataatatttatgttaattataaataggttaaccatatgttgtgatacttaaatacatttaaaataaataaaaattacaaaatctgACATCCACTGCGACGTAGGAGCCACGGTGCAGCCCAAACTTTGCAGATAAGAAATCTGGTAATTCACAGCATGACAAACAAATTACTGGGTCTCCTGACCATCGTTGATGCCAATGTGTGCACAAGGAAAGGAGTAAGGTAATCAAATGCGTTAGTCTTGTGTACCTGTTTCGGTGTTGGTTTGGATGAACCCATTGAGTTCTCGATCCTTAACTTCTGGAAATGCTCCTGAAAGCATAAATATATGTACGGATTTAAACCAATGACAAATGGACATAATTTACGGACAATGATTGAAGAAAATACAGATATAAACGCCTCAGTATTCCATTGACGAAAGTTCTAGATTTGATGAATCAA
This region of Malus domestica chromosome 07, GDT2T_hap1 genomic DNA includes:
- the LOC114826145 gene encoding ATP-dependent DNA helicase SRS2-like protein At4g25120; this encodes MGDVTGGEILRNYNDILKSCNALDYHDLISCSVKLLSDFPEVLKECQESWKAIVIDEFQDTSAMQYRLLRILASHNHITIVGDDDQSIFSFNGADISGFDSFRKDFSNYKEIRLNKNFRSTRYIVEAASSVIKNNKK